Proteins co-encoded in one Candidatus Thermoplasmatota archaeon genomic window:
- the hflX gene encoding GTPase HflX: MPFRKAMILSLSRDQAEMEELLYSLGIEPTATIVQRRPRPDPQSYLGRGKLEEAREAARAMDLDLIVVDAELRPGQVFAIESFFNEGRGGGSAASRRREKRFEVYDRVRVILEIFKDRARSPEARLQVELAELRYQIPIVKEFVHLSKMGERPGFLAGGSYGVEDELDMMRARMARIRHDLSRIRAERAVRRKHRRRAGFSLVALAGYTNAGKSSLLRALAGEDVLVENRYFSTLSTRTGRVETIRGRDVLMTDTVGFIEDLPPWIIEAFHATLEEISLSDVILLVLDASDSYDEVVRRLKTSERILARFEASSVEGAPTGLPQQPSAPQVATPGSARDAGRGMRGDERAAPADQTFPDNTDPDNTDLHPARAGDVPWTGLTENSVQRGEAAPAPHAMRAPEPGAQASRAQATGVIGAGTTASDVQVTGMAGASTRVSNSQPTGGEEAESTSSIPPSTSSIPPSAETAEQTAPLRAGARDLPRSAHGLGVILVVFNKRDMLAPGAFEALVARLQAEGHLHHPWAAVSARTGEGLEALSEAIVAALPRYDALVVEARHVHGGAALLAWLYEHAEVRHLASDDAGFRAEVLVPPARRSALLERAAAARGVVSKMESSLPPILRPDGAARDA; encoded by the coding sequence ATGCCGTTCCGCAAGGCGATGATCCTCAGCCTGTCGCGCGACCAGGCCGAGATGGAGGAGCTGCTCTACAGCCTCGGGATCGAGCCCACCGCGACGATCGTGCAGCGCCGACCGCGGCCCGACCCCCAATCGTATCTCGGGCGCGGCAAGCTCGAGGAGGCGCGCGAGGCGGCGCGCGCGATGGACCTCGATCTCATCGTCGTCGATGCGGAGCTGCGGCCCGGCCAGGTGTTCGCGATCGAGAGCTTTTTCAACGAAGGCCGCGGCGGGGGCAGCGCCGCCTCGCGGCGCCGGGAGAAGCGCTTCGAGGTCTACGACCGCGTGCGCGTGATCCTCGAGATCTTCAAGGACCGCGCGAGGAGCCCTGAAGCCCGGCTCCAGGTGGAGCTCGCCGAGCTGCGCTACCAGATTCCCATCGTGAAGGAGTTCGTCCACCTCTCGAAGATGGGCGAGCGCCCTGGCTTCCTGGCCGGTGGATCGTACGGCGTCGAGGACGAGCTCGACATGATGCGCGCCCGCATGGCCCGCATCCGCCACGACCTGTCGAGGATCCGCGCCGAGCGCGCGGTCCGCCGCAAGCACCGCCGGCGCGCGGGGTTCTCCCTCGTCGCGCTCGCGGGGTACACGAACGCCGGCAAATCGAGCCTCCTCCGGGCTCTCGCGGGCGAGGACGTGCTCGTGGAGAACCGCTACTTCAGCACGCTCTCGACGCGGACGGGACGCGTCGAGACGATTCGCGGCCGCGACGTCCTCATGACGGACACGGTCGGATTCATCGAGGATCTGCCGCCCTGGATCATCGAAGCCTTCCACGCAACGCTCGAGGAGATCAGCCTCTCGGACGTCATCCTGCTCGTCCTCGACGCGAGCGATTCGTACGACGAGGTCGTCCGCCGCTTAAAGACGAGCGAGCGCATCCTCGCGCGCTTCGAAGCCTCCTCCGTCGAAGGCGCGCCGACGGGCCTCCCGCAGCAACCCTCCGCGCCGCAGGTTGCGACGCCCGGATCCGCGCGCGACGCGGGGCGCGGGATGCGCGGGGACGAGCGCGCCGCGCCTGCGGATCAGACCTTTCCGGACAACACCGATCCGGACAACACCGATCTGCATCCCGCCCGCGCGGGCGACGTGCCGTGGACCGGCCTCACGGAAAACTCGGTGCAAAGGGGAGAAGCCGCGCCGGCCCCGCATGCGATGCGCGCGCCGGAACCTGGGGCGCAAGCATCGCGCGCGCAGGCCACCGGCGTGATCGGAGCCGGAACAACGGCATCCGACGTGCAAGTGACGGGCATGGCTGGAGCCAGCACCCGGGTTTCGAATTCCCAGCCCACGGGCGGGGAGGAGGCCGAGAGCACGTCGTCGATTCCTCCGAGCACGTCGTCGATTCCTCCGAGCGCGGAGACCGCGGAGCAGACGGCCCCGCTGAGAGCGGGCGCGCGCGACCTGCCGCGGTCCGCCCACGGGCTCGGCGTCATCCTCGTCGTGTTCAACAAGCGCGACATGCTGGCGCCCGGCGCGTTCGAGGCGCTCGTCGCGCGGTTGCAGGCGGAGGGCCATCTTCATCACCCGTGGGCCGCCGTGTCGGCCCGCACGGGCGAGGGACTCGAAGCGCTCAGCGAAGCAATCGTAGCGGCGCTTCCCCGATACGATGCCCTCGTCGTGGAGGCGCGACACGTGCATGGCGGAGCCGCGCTCCTGGCCTGGTTGTACGAGCACGCGGAGGTCCGACATCTTGCCTCGGATGATGCGGGCTTCCGCGCCGAGGTGCTCGTCCCCCCGGCCCGACGTTCCGCGCTCCTCGAACGCGCGGCCGCGGCGCGGGGGGTCGTGTCGAAGATGGAGTCGTCGCTTCCCCCGATCCTCCGGCCCGATGGCGCGGCCAGGGACGCTTGA
- a CDS encoding metallophosphoesterase family protein: MRAYNTAGGLAHFRAVVRVVVLSDIHSNLHALEAVLDEVRSLSPDLVLNLGDTVGYNAHPREAWRKIRSVAHLTLLGNHDWAALADRADPAAEGAMSTSGPSASSGVVEPLASAIQVLQETPDGALARFNPQARAAVEHTRRSLEPEDLRAIAALRPSGLLERDGVRFEAFHASPFDPLWDYVLPDRAAATLESHLAHADPGKGRHRFILLGHTHVPVVTAPVAVHHPSALGSRPGRVIPGSGEVPNGGASQATTSPGVARLVNPGSVGQPRDGDPRAAFALIDLARDVVEIRRVAYDVDAAAAAVRATGLPRALADRLHFGR, encoded by the coding sequence ATGCGCGCCTATAATACCGCGGGCGGTCTAGCTCACTTCAGGGCCGTTGTGCGCGTCGTCGTCCTCTCCGACATCCATTCCAACCTCCACGCCCTCGAGGCCGTCCTCGACGAGGTCCGGTCCCTGTCTCCGGATCTGGTCTTGAATCTCGGTGACACTGTCGGTTACAATGCGCATCCGCGCGAAGCCTGGCGGAAGATACGCTCCGTCGCGCACCTCACGCTGCTCGGGAACCACGATTGGGCGGCGCTCGCCGACCGCGCGGATCCCGCCGCGGAGGGTGCGATGTCCACGTCCGGACCCTCCGCATCATCTGGGGTCGTCGAACCTCTCGCGTCCGCGATCCAGGTCCTCCAGGAGACGCCCGATGGAGCCCTCGCGCGGTTCAACCCGCAGGCGCGCGCGGCCGTCGAGCACACGCGGAGAAGCCTGGAGCCCGAGGACTTGAGGGCGATCGCCGCGTTGCGTCCGTCCGGCCTGCTCGAGCGCGACGGGGTCCGCTTCGAGGCGTTCCATGCATCCCCGTTCGATCCGCTCTGGGACTACGTGCTTCCGGACCGCGCAGCCGCCACCCTCGAGAGCCATCTCGCGCATGCGGATCCCGGCAAGGGGCGGCACCGGTTCATCCTGCTTGGCCACACGCACGTGCCGGTCGTGACCGCGCCGGTCGCGGTCCATCATCCGTCGGCCCTCGGGTCACGGCCCGGCCGCGTCATTCCCGGATCAGGCGAAGTTCCCAACGGTGGCGCTTCCCAGGCCACCACGTCGCCCGGCGTCGCGCGGCTCGTGAATCCCGGCTCGGTCGGCCAGCCCAGGGATGGCGACCCGCGCGCCGCGTTCGCGCTCATCGATCTTGCGCGCGACGTCGTCGAGATCCGCCGCGTCGCGTACGACGTCGATGCGGCGGCCGCGGCCGTGAGGGCCACGGGCCTCCCTCGCGCCCTCGCGGATCGCCTCCACTTCGGCCGGTGA
- a CDS encoding histidine phosphatase family protein yields MRLFVIRHGQTDANAAGIIQGSLIDLPLNARGRAEAAALARAFPRGSLDLILTSTLKRARETAEAIAVSTGAPVSVHPELVEYDWGDYLGKPNEGAIHASMVGFVDRWKKGEIDVGPPGGETPRQVAGRVRRVLGPALEAFAARRPDGRVAVVAHGRLNKILLADLVHGDLARQEDFGQGNTSVTVLEGHPAPARGSWKLVASNGLAHLDGIKGDSVESE; encoded by the coding sequence ATGCGCCTCTTCGTGATCCGCCACGGGCAGACCGACGCGAACGCGGCCGGCATCATCCAGGGCTCGCTCATCGACCTGCCGCTCAACGCCCGGGGCCGGGCCGAGGCCGCGGCGCTCGCGAGAGCCTTCCCGCGCGGAAGCCTCGACCTCATCCTCACGAGCACCCTCAAGCGCGCCCGCGAGACCGCGGAGGCGATCGCCGTCTCGACCGGAGCGCCGGTGAGCGTGCACCCCGAGCTCGTCGAATACGATTGGGGCGACTACCTCGGCAAGCCCAACGAAGGCGCGATCCACGCGTCGATGGTGGGCTTCGTCGATCGGTGGAAGAAGGGCGAGATCGACGTCGGTCCCCCGGGGGGCGAGACGCCGCGCCAGGTCGCCGGGCGCGTGCGGCGCGTCCTCGGCCCGGCGCTCGAAGCCTTCGCCGCGAGGCGGCCCGACGGCCGCGTGGCGGTCGTCGCCCACGGACGCCTCAACAAGATCCTCCTCGCGGACCTCGTGCACGGAGACCTCGCGCGCCAGGAGGACTTCGGCCAGGGGAATACGAGCGTGACCGTGCTCGAGGGCCACCCCGCCCCCGCGCGCGGATCGTGGAAGCTCGTCGCCTCGAACGGCCTCGCGCACCTCGACGGGATCAAAGGCGACTCGGTCGAGTCCGAGTAG
- a CDS encoding PRC-barrel domain-containing protein yields MKLLASDIKGKTVMSDEGMMLGRLRNIVLEEKSGELTQVLIEPAEDIDPRLYRRDQRGFLVFPFENIRAVRDVIVVSTVNAGA; encoded by the coding sequence ATGAAGCTTCTCGCGAGCGACATCAAGGGCAAGACGGTCATGTCGGACGAAGGGATGATGCTCGGTCGCCTCCGCAACATCGTGCTCGAGGAGAAGTCCGGCGAGCTCACGCAGGTCCTCATCGAACCCGCCGAGGACATCGACCCTCGCCTGTACCGCAGGGACCAGCGCGGATTCCTCGTGTTCCCGTTCGAAAACATCCGCGCCGTCCGCGACGTCATCGTCGTGAGCACGGTCAACGCGGGCGCCTGA
- a CDS encoding helix-turn-helix domain-containing protein, with the protein MTLRHVTPVGDDAHQIVQVRSSEESDFGDILGWLPQHPRVLHVEVLDRSPTLAIAHVRSRGLAQLPRIVAENGGFALRPTTLEGGAETWTLGLGGRDSVQRLLQRLTEAHLSADIVDLSRDDAGGTALTDSQRRALTLALTQGYYAFPRRTSPAELAKEMGVSKSTYLEHLHKGEAKVFAAFFHHI; encoded by the coding sequence GTGACCCTTCGCCACGTGACCCCGGTCGGGGACGACGCTCACCAGATCGTCCAGGTCCGGTCGAGCGAGGAGAGCGACTTCGGCGACATCCTCGGGTGGCTTCCGCAGCACCCCCGCGTCCTGCACGTGGAGGTTCTTGACCGGTCCCCGACGCTCGCCATCGCGCACGTCCGCAGCCGCGGTCTCGCCCAGCTCCCTCGCATCGTGGCCGAGAACGGCGGCTTCGCGCTGCGACCCACGACGCTCGAGGGCGGCGCCGAGACGTGGACCCTGGGCCTCGGCGGACGAGACTCCGTCCAGCGTCTCCTCCAGCGCCTCACCGAGGCGCACCTCAGCGCGGACATCGTCGACCTGTCCCGCGACGATGCGGGGGGAACGGCGCTCACGGATTCGCAGCGCCGCGCGCTCACGCTCGCGCTGACCCAGGGCTACTACGCGTTCCCCCGGCGCACGTCGCCCGCGGAGCTCGCGAAGGAGATGGGCGTTTCCAAAAGCACCTACCTCGAGCACCTCCACAAGGGCGAAGCGAAGGTGTTCGCCGCGTTCTTCCACCACATCTGA
- a CDS encoding DUF6788 family protein, translating to MDGALERVKAVLARLPREDLSALRTFLDGILLTPEEAAALADVTVAAARAKTGERVVYRREWVRCGKKGCRCRDSAAARHGPYLYKYWWEKGRTRKAYVGRDGATPHARRDASGEVRAAGAVSSRRPAARSSAPNLDDPPGNEAPSPPPGP from the coding sequence TTGGACGGCGCCCTCGAACGTGTCAAGGCCGTGCTCGCCCGCCTCCCCCGCGAAGATCTGAGCGCGCTGAGGACCTTCCTCGATGGAATCCTTCTGACCCCCGAAGAGGCGGCGGCGCTCGCCGACGTCACCGTGGCGGCCGCGCGCGCCAAGACGGGCGAGCGCGTGGTCTACCGACGCGAGTGGGTACGCTGCGGCAAGAAAGGATGCCGGTGCCGGGACTCCGCCGCCGCGAGGCACGGCCCGTACCTTTACAAGTATTGGTGGGAGAAAGGGCGGACGCGGAAGGCCTACGTGGGACGCGACGGCGCGACGCCGCACGCCCGCCGGGACGCTTCCGGCGAAGTCCGCGCCGCCGGTGCCGTGTCCTCGCGCAGGCCAGCTGCGAGGTCCTCCGCTCCGAACTTGGACGACCCGCCCGGAAACGAAGCCCCATCGCCGCCTCCCGGGCCTTGA
- a CDS encoding aldo/keto reductase, translating to MTRSTRDRAGVEKRAPDPSRKPFGSTGVEVSAIGQGTWQLRDPRRAEEALRAGLEAGLDHIDTAELYVGSEAVIAKALAGRPRDDVFLVSKVLPKNATRRGTIKACDASLERLATDHVDVYLLHWWDGDKPLAPVFEAFAELIDDGKTRFVGVSNFDVEELERAQEVLPSGVKLVCNQVLYHLGDRAIENEVLPWCERHDMAVVGYSPFGSARGRWPPGGRAGAETLEAVAAKHGKTPRQVALNFLTRRPSLFAIPKAENPEHVRENAGALGWTLDAEDVAAIDAAFPVRRGGLGFL from the coding sequence ATGACGCGTTCGACGCGCGACCGCGCGGGCGTGGAAAAGCGCGCCCCCGACCCGAGCCGGAAGCCTTTCGGATCGACGGGCGTCGAGGTCTCCGCCATCGGGCAGGGCACGTGGCAGCTCCGCGATCCGCGCCGCGCCGAGGAAGCCCTGCGCGCGGGGCTCGAGGCGGGCCTCGACCACATCGACACGGCCGAGCTTTACGTGGGGTCGGAGGCCGTGATCGCGAAGGCGCTCGCGGGCCGCCCGCGCGACGACGTCTTCCTCGTGAGCAAGGTGCTGCCGAAGAACGCGACCCGCCGCGGGACGATCAAGGCCTGCGATGCGAGCCTCGAGCGCCTCGCGACCGACCACGTCGACGTGTATCTGCTGCACTGGTGGGATGGAGACAAGCCGCTTGCGCCCGTGTTCGAGGCGTTCGCCGAGCTCATCGACGACGGCAAGACGCGCTTCGTCGGCGTGAGCAACTTCGACGTCGAGGAGCTCGAACGCGCCCAGGAGGTCTTACCGTCGGGCGTGAAGCTCGTGTGCAACCAGGTCCTCTACCATCTCGGCGACCGCGCGATCGAGAACGAAGTCCTGCCCTGGTGCGAGCGCCACGACATGGCGGTCGTGGGCTACTCGCCGTTCGGCAGCGCGCGCGGGCGATGGCCTCCCGGCGGCCGGGCCGGGGCCGAGACGCTCGAAGCCGTGGCGGCGAAGCACGGGAAAACGCCGCGCCAGGTCGCCCTCAACTTCCTCACGCGAAGACCCAGCCTCTTCGCGATCCCGAAGGCGGAGAACCCCGAGCACGTGCGCGAGAACGCGGGGGCCTTGGGCTGGACGCTCGACGCGGAGGACGTCGCGGCGATCGACGCCGCCTTCCCGGTGAGGCGTGGCGGGCTCGGGTTCCTCTGA
- a CDS encoding acyl-CoA dehydrogenase family protein — translation MHPDARRAIGDNWYDDDPALRDFLRLHVDDKTMERHASALARLGRVAPAEVDPLARRADRMRPVLEGERPGDIRFDPAYRALQRIAREHRVFTLAWEGAPRALAFALGYLYAQAESGYYCPACMTDGAAVVLDRHAPPRLKDALVPRLVSSDAATAYEGAMYLTEKKGGSDVGGATETRAERADAAANSAGEASATATPAATPAASRSPEPDWRLTGLKWFASNCVADVALALARMPDGAPGTRGLGLFVVPRELSDGTPNPGLRVERLKDKLGVASMPTGEVRLEKAHAWLVKGGGEGFRAMMDMVALSRLYNAVASVAVARRGLREALAHGLVREAFGRPLAAHPLYLRGLVGVTADVEAGLALTLATAAAYDRDDALLLRALTPLAKAETARLAVTVASWACEALGGEGYVEDASVTPRLLRDAQVLPIWEGTTNVQTLDFLRAAATGAGDAFLRDVEARLAGASRAAEDARRDARDPRGGLRPAVALLRDALADLETDVGALADVDEPHREASGAWIVPAAYRLACGALLAEAAARSEPSSALRRVAVADLYARWRVSAATKEGGVSGGAVGERALDRATLVAGRLIAYPTVQDKEAES, via the coding sequence ATGCATCCCGATGCGCGGCGCGCGATCGGCGACAATTGGTACGACGACGATCCCGCGCTGCGCGATTTCCTCCGCCTCCACGTCGACGACAAGACAATGGAGCGCCACGCGAGCGCCCTCGCCCGCCTCGGGCGCGTGGCCCCCGCGGAGGTCGATCCCCTCGCGCGCCGCGCCGATCGTATGCGTCCCGTGCTCGAAGGCGAGCGCCCGGGCGATATCCGGTTCGACCCCGCGTATCGCGCCCTGCAGCGCATCGCGCGCGAGCACCGCGTGTTCACCCTCGCGTGGGAAGGTGCGCCGCGCGCCCTCGCGTTCGCGCTCGGCTACCTTTACGCCCAAGCCGAATCGGGCTACTATTGCCCCGCCTGCATGACCGACGGCGCGGCCGTCGTCCTCGACCGCCACGCCCCCCCTCGCCTCAAGGACGCCCTTGTTCCCCGCCTCGTCTCGAGCGACGCGGCCACGGCCTACGAAGGGGCCATGTACCTCACGGAGAAGAAGGGCGGAAGCGACGTGGGCGGGGCCACCGAGACGCGCGCCGAGCGCGCGGACGCGGCGGCGAACAGCGCCGGGGAGGCTTCCGCCACGGCCACGCCGGCGGCAACGCCGGCGGCGTCCCGAAGTCCTGAGCCCGATTGGCGGCTCACGGGGCTCAAATGGTTCGCGTCCAACTGCGTGGCCGACGTGGCGCTCGCTCTCGCGCGCATGCCCGACGGGGCGCCCGGAACGCGGGGGCTCGGTCTCTTCGTCGTGCCCCGCGAGCTTTCCGACGGCACGCCCAATCCGGGCCTGCGCGTGGAGCGATTGAAGGACAAGCTCGGCGTCGCGAGCATGCCCACGGGCGAAGTCCGCCTCGAGAAGGCCCACGCCTGGCTCGTGAAGGGGGGCGGGGAGGGTTTCCGCGCCATGATGGACATGGTGGCCCTGTCGAGGCTCTACAACGCCGTGGCATCGGTCGCCGTCGCGCGACGCGGGCTCCGGGAAGCCCTCGCGCACGGTCTCGTCCGCGAAGCGTTCGGAAGACCGCTCGCCGCGCACCCTTTGTATCTGCGGGGGCTCGTCGGCGTCACCGCCGACGTCGAAGCGGGGCTCGCGCTCACGCTTGCGACGGCGGCGGCCTACGATCGCGACGACGCATTGCTCCTTCGCGCGCTCACGCCTCTTGCCAAGGCCGAAACCGCGAGGCTCGCCGTGACGGTCGCGAGCTGGGCCTGCGAAGCCCTCGGCGGGGAGGGGTACGTCGAGGACGCGAGCGTCACGCCTCGGCTTCTGCGCGACGCGCAGGTGCTTCCCATCTGGGAAGGCACCACGAACGTGCAGACGCTCGATTTCCTGAGGGCGGCGGCGACGGGCGCGGGGGACGCCTTCCTCCGCGACGTCGAGGCGCGGCTCGCGGGCGCCTCGCGCGCGGCCGAGGACGCGCGCCGCGACGCGCGCGACCCCCGCGGGGGCCTCCGCCCGGCCGTCGCGCTCCTGCGCGACGCGCTTGCCGACCTCGAAACGGACGTGGGCGCGCTCGCGGACGTCGACGAGCCCCATCGGGAAGCCTCCGGCGCCTGGATCGTGCCCGCCGCCTATCGCCTCGCCTGCGGCGCGCTCCTCGCCGAAGCCGCCGCGAGATCGGAACCGTCGAGCGCCCTCCGCCGCGTGGCGGTCGCCGACCTCTACGCCCGATGGCGCGTGAGCGCGGCGACGAAGGAGGGGGGCGTCTCGGGCGGGGCCGTCGGCGAGCGCGCCCTTGACCGGGCGACCCTCGTCGCGGGCCGTCTCATCGCCTATCCCACGGTGCAGGACAAGGAGGCGGAATCATGA
- a CDS encoding helix-turn-helix domain-containing protein, which yields MMPRLEPGLAKRLDMLTGDGDACALEFRALAAEVRREPRFRSTLSMAKAMADERRLLALALLDRRDALCACELQAALGVSHATVSHHMDSLAAAGLVASERRGKWTYYRLTPAAKRLVPRS from the coding sequence ATGATGCCCCGCCTCGAGCCCGGTCTCGCCAAGCGCCTGGACATGCTCACGGGCGACGGCGACGCGTGCGCCCTCGAATTCCGCGCCCTCGCCGCCGAGGTCCGTCGCGAACCGCGCTTCCGCTCCACGCTGTCGATGGCCAAAGCGATGGCGGACGAGCGCCGTCTCCTCGCGCTCGCCCTCCTCGATCGACGCGACGCGCTCTGCGCGTGCGAGCTGCAGGCGGCCCTCGGCGTGTCGCACGCCACGGTGAGCCACCACATGGACTCGCTGGCGGCGGCCGGTCTCGTCGCCTCGGAGCGACGAGGCAAGTGGACGTATTACCGGCTCACGCCCGCCGCGAAACGCCTCGTCCCACGGAGTTAG